In the Vespa crabro chromosome 10, iyVesCrab1.2, whole genome shotgun sequence genome, one interval contains:
- the LOC124427245 gene encoding uncharacterized protein LOC124427245, which translates to MERIRRYLERAAVDVGIRSLGNVEFEGVARFSDTKSIGSLSQHLFESDEDERYYGTCNGYASQPGSKSNLLLCSECDQKTRTCTYRPQTPGSYVGRYVEERLDPGEEFAFLRADYKTPVRTSPSPRSSRDPQEISSSPRPRDHERLFQDSSSPRSLRQEKELLSSEYLGREETVEETEKRQKQEPKEEEEEEEDSPVCELCHGNGLVLVHCEHCDFSTEGDLICFRCQSDEGSSNGNNGCPRCERSARMAAAGVTSSDDENHHPPGKYPVDAVVKIKLNDRTIDVDSDDTNDSDPSIDRHRGQIDRLDTIVETKGDTASENDDDNGGAKLNGTTSPKYFNYMIVLFL; encoded by the exons ATGGAGCGAATACGTCGTTATCTCGAGCGTGCTGCTGTCGACGTCGGCATACGTTCTTTGGGCAACGTCGAATTCGAGGGAGTAGCACGATTCAGCGACACCAAATCGATTGGCAGCCTAAGTCAGCATTTATTCGAGAGTGACGAGGACGAGAG GTATTACGGGACGTGCAATGGTTACGCGTCGCAACCAGGAAGCAAATCGAACCTGTTGCTTTGCAGCGAGTGCGACCAAAAGACCCGTACTTGCACGTACAGGCCCCAAACTCCAGGGTCTTACGTCGGTCGTTACGTCGAGGAACGTCTCGATCCTGGCGAAGAGTTTGCCTTCCTTCGCGCGGACTACAAGACCCCGGTCCGTACCAGCCCTTCGCCCAGATCCTCGCGCGATCCTCAAGAGATCTCTTCCTCGCCGAGACCGCGCGATCACGAACGACTCTTTCAGGATTCATCGTCGCCTCGATCTTTGCGCCAAGAGAAGGAGCTCTTGTCGTCCGAATATCTTGGTCGCGAGGAAACTGTCGAGGAAACGGAAAAGCGCCAAAAACAGGAAccgaaggaggaggaggaggaggaggaggatagcCCAGTTTGCGAGCTCTGTCATGGAAACGGCCTCGTCCTCGTTCATTGCGAACACTGCGACTTTTCAACCGAAGGAGATCTCATATGTTTTCGATGTCAAAGCGACGAAGGCTCCTCGAACGGCAACAACGGGTGTCCCCGTTGCGAGAGAAGCGCCAGGATGGCGGCTGCCGGTGTCACTTCCTCCGACGACGAGAATCATCATCCTCCCGGCAAGTACCCCGTAGACGCGGTCGTCAAGATCAAACtcaacgatcgaacgatcgacgtCGATTCGGACGATACCAACGACAGCGAtccttcgatcgatcgtcaCAGAGGTCAAATAGATCGTCTCGACACGATCGTCGAGACTAAAGGCGACACTGCCAgcgaaaacgacgacgataacggcGGTGCCAAGCTAAACGGAACTACGAGcccgaaatatttcaattacatGATCGTCCTCTTCTTGTAA